The following proteins are co-located in the Besnoitia besnoiti strain Bb-Ger1 chromosome Unknown contig00007, whole genome shotgun sequence genome:
- a CDS encoding uncharacterized protein (encoded by transcript BESB_073450), which produces MSPAAAVATAPSGQHAAPAAGDLRPESSAPSSARVAVTTQNAGSSASPSSASSSLWPPLVVAADLPSGAHPERCHSVCCSDSHVFVGGGSISGTICVWKIPPHALKAFAERMQDFEKALVAQKENGGPKPAFPTSLLPPTRGDESAWEFVGVFAQMALPVVQVKLNCTKDRLAAVTQAGICYIWDVSPAALASLSQRLPPQMSLAPFASLSSSSSLPSWLANVFATPAVSPTSGLAASPSSASPSLPASVSSLLRVTPKPLAVLGGADTPANVSCVEFLPDGVMVAAGSGLPLSVDVLGREKASAPRAPLGLYHCESGQRLAEFPSLLFSPSRSAHPSHASRAPLLLSSISTVAMDPHRFPQPLPSSQAASQPQGTPPSSARWIAAGDGACGCIALILIPDELMIHLRRQHEAHLHAWDQKETLRLSLKALRRRRDEAAAAAETACQEPQGDAGGGAQRPDGDVVAAEKDREKQRLKAAAEEAERAYQEARAKAAAGGESLKDKEGDEDGDDGKRPAPHVHPAFLQNLATVVVQLSEAAPVEMTSLAWRPRRQGHRGPLHLCVGCVDGFVRLVQLNPVLLPSSSAPAPLPTLQMRSIVLCKVASGTGVADVRSLLCLRPFSRRGHLTVAACNTFGFPSSFASAFCSSRADLSASLAAPLGGSAEKETEAGANSPADLYQVKCVTGLGEAGDEIASCVHAHSDFVCGVAASACGVFVVSLAADKSLCLYVRTEAAAEQLRREEARRILDEENKLKRAREEEEARKNGEEERRRAEAAEAERRRLEEEELAGAAGDQAMPYAERTEELAKSEEVAEKGAEATSAKKIKGSDCFSENEAQEPEAGDDDDLFGDE; this is translated from the exons ATGTCtccagccgccgcagtcgctaCCGCGCCAAGCGGCCagcacgccgcgccggcggcaggagACCTCCGTCCGGAGAGTTCCGCTCCTTCCTcagctcgcgtcgccgtcacCACGCAGAATGCGGggtcttccgcttctccctcttcggcctcttcctcgctctgGCCGCCTCTGGTGGTCGCTGCCGACCTCCCTTCGGGCGCCCACCCGGAGCGATGCCACAGCGTGTGCTGCTCAGACTCTCACGTCTTCGTGGGGGGCGGGAGCATCTCGGGGACGATCTGCGTCTGGAAGATcccgccgcacgcgctgaAGGCCTTCGcagagcgcatgcaggacTTCGAGAAggccctcgtcgcccagAAGGAGAACGGCGGCCCTAAACCCGCTTTCCCGAcgtcgctgctgcccccAACGCGCGGCGATGAGAGTGCCTGGGAATTCGTAGGCGTATTCGCGCAGATGGCGTTGCCCGTCGTTCAGGTGAAGCTGAACTGCACCAAGGACAGACTCGCCGCCGTCACACAAGCCGG GATTTGCTACATTTGGGACGTGAGTCCTGCCGCCCTGGCGTCTCTATCccagcgccttccgccgcaaATGTCTCTCGCTCCCTTCGCCTCGTtgagctcctcctcttcgctgccttcctgGCTCGCGAACGTGTTCGCGACGCCCGCCGTCTCGCCGACGTCGGGtctggcggcgtctccgtcctctgcgtcgccttcgctgcctgcgtcggTCAGCTCGCTTCTGCGCGTGACGCCCAAGCCCCTTgccgtcctcggcggcgcagacacgcCCGCTAACGTGAGCTGCGTCGAGTTCCTCCCTGACGGTGTCATGGTCGCGGCGGGGAGCGGCCTGCCGCTCTCTGTGGACGTCCTAGGGCGCGAaaaggcctctgcgcctcgcgcgccgctcggcctTTACCACTGCGAGAGCGGGCAACGACTTGCAGAGTttccctctctgcttttctcgccgtcgcggtcgGCGCATCCTtcgcacgcctcgcgcgcgccgcttctcctctcgaGTATCTCCACCGTCGCCATGGATCCGCACCGATTTCCGCAGCCTCTCCCGAGCTCGCAAGCCGCCTCTCAGCCACAGGGCACCCCGCCCTCTTCGGCCCGCTGgatcgcggcgggcgacggcgcgtgcggctgtATCGCGCTCATTCTGATTCCCGACGAGCTGATGATTcacctgcgccgccagcacgAGGCGCACCTGCACGCGTGGGACCAGAAGGAGACACTGCGGCTCTCGCTCaaggccctgcggcgccggcgggacgaagccgccgcggctgcagagactgCTTGCCAGGAGCCgcagggagacgccggcggtgGAGCCCAGCGCCCGGACGGTGACGtcgtggcggcggagaaggaccgagaaaaacagagactcaaggccgcagccgaggaggccgagcgcGCCTACCAAGAGGCCCGCGCGaaagccgccgccggaggcgagagtCTGAAGGAcaaggaaggagacgaagacggcgatgACGGGAAAAGGCCTGCGCCGCATGTGCATCCCGCCTTCCTGCAGAACCTCGCGACGGTCGTCGTCCAACTCAGCGAGGCCGCTCCCGTGGAG ATGACGTCGCTGGCTTGGCGACCACGTCGACAGGGCCACCGCGGGCCGCTGCACCTCTGCGTGGGGTGTGTGGACGGTTTCGTGCGGCTCGTTCAACTCAACCCTGTCCTCCtcccttcgtcttcggcgccagcgcctctaCCCACGCTTCAGATGCGCAGCATCGTCCTCTGCAAAGTCGCCAGCGGCACTGGCGTCG CCGACGTCCGctcgcttctctgtctccgtccCTTCTCTCGTCGCGGCCACCTGACGGTCGCTGCGTGCAACACGTTTGGCTTCCCGTCTTCGTTCGCTTCGGCCTtctgctcttcgcgcgcggatctttccgcctcgctcgcggctccgCTGGGGGGCTCTgccgagaaggagacagaggcaggGGCCAACTCGCCCGCGGATTTGTATCAGGTGAAGTGCGTGACGGGActcggcgaggcgggcgacgaaaTAGCCTCGTGCGTCCACGCGCACTCCGACTTTGTgtgcggcgtggcggcgtcggcctgcggcgtcttcgtcgtctcgtTGGCCGCAGACAAGTCCCTCTGTCTCTACGTTCgcacggaggccgcggctgagcaactgaggcgcgaggaggcgcggcgaataCTCGACGAAGAGAACAAGCTaaagcgcgcgcgcgaagaagaggaggcgcgaaagaacggcgaggaggaacggcgacgggctgaggcggcggaggcggagaggcggaggcttgaagaagaggagcttGCAGGAGCCGCCGGAGACCAGGCGATGCCCTACGCAGAGAGAACGGAGGAACtggcgaagagcgaagaagTTGCCGAGaagggggcggaggcgacctCAGCAAAGAAAATCAAAGGCAGTGACTGTTTCAGTGAAAATGAAGCCCAGGAGCCGGAAGCAGGCGACGATGACGACCTCTTCGGAGATGAATGA
- a CDS encoding DNA-directed RNA polymerase III RPC11 (encoded by transcript BESB_073440) produces MALFCPTCHNMLLVRQERTMQFHCRTCPYVFNIKEKLTRKMPLTPKKADEPLNEQQEAAFGAKAPASCPSCSHTEAYFYEIQIRSADEPMTAFYCCCSCRFRWREN; encoded by the exons ATGGCTCTATTCTGTCCCACTTGCCACAACATGCTGCTGGTGCGGCAGGAGCGCACGATGCAGTTCCACTGCCGCACATGCCCCTACGTTTTCAACATCAAGGAAAAACTGACCAGAAAAATGCCCCTAACCCCGAAAAAGGCTGACGAGCCTCTCAACGAACAGCAAGAAGCCGCATTCGGCGCCAAGGCTCCCG CATCCTGCCCGAGCTGTTCGCACACTGAGGCGTATTTCTACGAGATTCAGATCCGGTCTGCAGACGAGCCCATGACCGCGTTTtactgctgctgcagctgccggtTTCGCTGGAGAGAGAATTAA